In one Thermodesulfobium acidiphilum genomic region, the following are encoded:
- a CDS encoding FeoA family protein, translating to MVLNKALKNKKYRVIDIKLDEKLARRLQELGIVKGGKIHMIRKAPLGDPIHICVNGQNISLRDSVCSGIVIEEDK from the coding sequence ATGGTTCTAAATAAGGCTTTGAAGAACAAAAAATATAGAGTGATTGACATAAAATTGGACGAAAAGCTTGCAAGAAGGTTGCAAGAGTTGGGAATAGTAAAGGGTGGAAAAATTCACATGATAAGAAAGGCTCCTCTGGGAGATCCTATACACATCTGTGTAAACGGACAAAATATTTCATTAAGGGATTCGGTTTGTTCAGGCATCGTTATAGAAGAAGACAAATAG
- the feoB gene encoding ferrous iron transport protein B, whose amino-acid sequence MFRHRYRRRQIDNLSEKTIKIAFVGNPNVGKSALINALSGSNLKVGNWPGVTVEKKEANIIINNQLFSLVDLPGAYSLNPFSLEEKITRDFLINERPDLIVNVVDSNQLEKSLFLTFALSEFEIPMIIALNFFDEMIKNKTEIDLKRLSDLLSVEIVPTSGIKGIGIDELKRAIYKTANERNLPNILFEEELDKRFKRIKEILSDRREKLGYPLSFVAARILENNQQMISELSDKKLLDKSVLDYAVGNTTYIESRYKLISSICKKILKRHKDNNELTQKIDAILLNKFLGLPLFFIMMFIVFKLTFDLSKPFVDFTGYFINDYVGKYTIYLLWFLPDIFKSLIKEAIIGGVGSVISFFPLIGIFFLFISILEESGYMTRAAFLIDKIMSSIGLSGKVFIPLILGFGCNVPAIYATRGLDSQKDRLLAGLMIPLMSCSARLPVYLLFTAAFFENFKELIILGLYFLGAFIAIILVILLQVSVPSLKMDSTPFILELPPYRIPPLKFLLKLTGFRVKSFVRKAGSVILFTMILVWSVNSLPYNAPSGESYLAQGSKAISFIFAPAGFDKWEAVATLLPSVVAKEAVIGTLGQILEGERVSSGSVKDSEEYNFSSDTLKVIVKFKDSFIEAASNLLNFFTITSFQEKEKNEGLINRLKTLFTPLSALSFMIFILLFVPCIVTISVLIQEYGIKWTIFEICILLVISYSVSTLVYQTGKLFVR is encoded by the coding sequence TTGTTCAGGCATCGTTATAGAAGAAGACAAATAGACAATTTAAGCGAAAAAACCATAAAGATTGCATTTGTAGGAAACCCTAATGTAGGCAAATCAGCTCTCATAAATGCACTATCTGGCTCAAACCTGAAGGTTGGCAATTGGCCAGGGGTCACAGTTGAAAAAAAGGAAGCAAATATTATTATAAATAACCAGTTGTTTTCTCTGGTAGACTTGCCAGGCGCATATTCTTTAAATCCTTTCTCTTTAGAGGAAAAAATAACCAGAGATTTTTTAATTAATGAAAGGCCAGACTTAATAGTAAACGTAGTAGATAGCAACCAACTCGAAAAAAGTCTTTTTTTAACTTTCGCGTTATCAGAATTTGAGATACCTATGATAATAGCCCTAAACTTTTTTGATGAAATGATCAAAAACAAGACAGAAATAGATCTTAAAAGGTTAAGTGATCTTTTATCAGTAGAAATAGTTCCTACATCAGGAATAAAAGGAATTGGCATAGATGAACTTAAAAGAGCAATATACAAAACTGCAAATGAAAGAAATTTGCCAAATATTCTCTTTGAAGAAGAACTTGACAAGAGGTTTAAACGTATAAAAGAGATATTATCTGACAGAAGAGAAAAATTAGGTTATCCCCTATCCTTTGTAGCTGCAAGGATTCTAGAAAACAACCAGCAAATGATAAGCGAATTAAGTGACAAAAAGCTTCTTGATAAAAGCGTTTTGGATTATGCCGTTGGCAACACAACATATATTGAATCAAGATATAAGCTTATATCTTCGATATGTAAAAAAATTTTAAAAAGACATAAAGATAATAATGAATTAACTCAAAAAATTGATGCAATACTTTTAAACAAATTTTTAGGTTTGCCACTATTTTTTATTATGATGTTTATAGTATTTAAACTCACCTTTGATCTGTCAAAACCATTTGTAGACTTCACCGGTTATTTTATAAATGATTACGTTGGAAAGTATACAATTTATCTCCTATGGTTTTTACCAGATATATTTAAATCTCTTATAAAGGAAGCTATCATAGGCGGTGTAGGTTCGGTAATAAGTTTCTTCCCACTAATAGGAATTTTCTTTTTATTTATATCAATTCTTGAAGAAAGTGGTTATATGACAAGAGCAGCTTTTCTTATTGACAAGATCATGAGTTCGATTGGATTAAGCGGCAAAGTATTTATTCCTCTTATACTTGGTTTTGGATGCAACGTACCTGCTATTTATGCCACAAGAGGCCTTGATTCCCAAAAGGATAGACTCCTTGCTGGCCTTATGATACCACTAATGTCTTGTTCAGCAAGACTGCCAGTATATCTTTTGTTTACTGCTGCTTTTTTCGAAAACTTCAAGGAGTTAATAATACTTGGATTATATTTCCTGGGCGCTTTTATAGCAATAATACTTGTCATATTGTTACAAGTTTCAGTTCCCTCTTTAAAAATGGATTCTACGCCGTTTATATTAGAATTACCGCCATACAGAATCCCTCCTTTAAAATTTCTCTTAAAACTCACAGGTTTTAGAGTAAAGTCTTTCGTAAGAAAGGCTGGTTCTGTAATACTATTCACAATGATACTTGTGTGGAGCGTAAACTCTTTGCCGTACAACGCACCTAGTGGAGAAAGTTACCTTGCACAGGGTTCAAAAGCAATTTCATTTATATTTGCGCCTGCTGGCTTTGATAAATGGGAAGCAGTTGCAACTCTTTTGCCAAGCGTGGTTGCTAAAGAGGCAGTCATTGGAACTCTAGGACAAATACTCGAAGGAGAACGAGTAAGTTCGGGCTCAGTAAAAGATTCAGAAGAATACAATTTTTCAAGTGATACTTTAAAAGTAATTGTAAAATTTAAAGATTCTTTTATTGAAGCCGCATCAAATCTCTTAAATTTCTTTACAATTACATCATTTCAAGAAAAAGAAAAAAATGAAGGACTCATAAACAGGTTAAAAACTTTATTTACGCCGCTTTCAGCTCTATCCTTTATGATATTCATTTTACTCTTTG